The Pyxidicoccus trucidator genomic sequence CGGCGGCCGGGCCGGTGGCGCTGGCCACGCTGATGTTCCGGGCGCAGGTGGTGGTGGACGGGAGCGTGCGGGAGGTGACGGGCGAGGTGCCCATCCTCGCGCACCTGGCCCCGGCCGCGGAGTCGGCGGCGTCGGCGGCGGACAAGAACGTGCTGGCCCAGACGAGCCGCCTGCGCATCGCGCGTGTGAAGGACCAGGCCATCGAGCTGGCGGACAAGGGGGACCTGCCCTCGGCCTCCCGGCGTCTGCGCGAGGTCATCTCCGAGCTGTCACTCCTCCTGGACAAGGCGTCCTACGAGCTCTCCGAGGAGGTGGAGCAACTGGCGCACTACGCGCAGCGGCTGGAGTCGCGCACGTACGACGCGGTGATTCGCAAGGAGCTGAGGGACCAGTCGTATCAGGCGGGCACGCGCAACCGTGGGGACCTGGCGCTGCGTGGGACGGCGGGAGGCTCGGCGGACAGCCTGGAGGCCGTGAGCGACGCGGGCGGCGGCATCGTGCTGGAGTGTGTGCGCGAGGGCGGCAAGCTGCGCGTACACACCGTCTCCCCGGGGCATGACACGAGCTTCAACGTGCAGTTCCCCCGGAGCGCGCGCGAGGAAGGCGTGCGCTACGTGGTGGAGAAGCTGGAGACGTCCGGAGACGGCACCTTCTACCGGGTGGTGGGGAACATCAAGCGGCTGGTGGTGCCGGGACAGGAGCGGTCCGCGAAGAGCCAGGGTGCGGCCCCGGCGAGCAAGGGCAAGCCCACGGCCTCGAAGGTGACGGCGAGCTCGGCGGCGGACCTGCCCACGACGACCAGCGTGGGCACGGGCGTCATCATCCAGTGCGTCAAGGAGGGCAGCAAGCTGCGCGCCCGCGTCGTGTCGGACGGCTACGACCCGGACCTCAACATCCGCTTCCCGCGCGACATCCGAGAGGAGAACGTCCTCTACGTGGTGGACGAAATCATCACCATGGCCAATGGCAGCTCCTACATCGCCTGCGGCGACATCCGCCGGCTGGTGCAGTAGGGACACGCGCTCCCGCGCGCCACTGAAGCAATCGGGGCCGGAAGCCGCTGGGAACCCAGCGGTCTCCGGCCCCGGTGCTATTCAGGCCTCACGTGAGCCCCTGGCTCAGGGGAAGTAGTTCCAGACCTGCGCGCGGGTGCCGTTGCAATCCCAGAGCTGGGTTTTGGTGCCGTTGGCCGAGGAGCCATTCCGGGCGTCGAGGCACCGGCCCGAGCCCCCGAGGATGGGGCCGCTCAGGTGCCAGCGCTGGTTCGTCTGGCCATTGCAGTCGTACAGCACCGCGCTGGTGCCGTTCCCGCCATTGGCGGCGTAGACATCCAGGCACTTGCTGGCGAGCCCGCGCACCCGGCCCCCAGCCTCCAGAGTCCACTTCTGGGCGGCCGTGCCGTTGCAGTCCCAGAGCTGGATGGTCGTGTTGTTGGCGCTGTTGCCTCCGGTGACTTCCAGGCACTTGCCGCTGGAATGGCGGATGTCGCCGCCGGTGGTCAGGGTCCACTTCTGGGAGCTACCGCTGTGACAGTCCCAGAGGTGCGTCTTCGCGCCAGCGGCGGTGCTGCCGTTGACGACGTCCAGGCACTTGCCGTTGAAGCCACCGATCGCGACATTCGAGAAGGACCATTTCTGGCCACCGATGCCACCGTTGCAGTCGTAGATCTGCGTATCAGTGCCGTTGGCCGTCCCCCCGTAGTAGCTGTCGAGGCACCGGCCACTGTTGGTGTTGCGCAGGGAGTCGTTGGTCTGGCGCGCCCACTTCTGGGACGGATAGGAGTTCATGTTGCAGTCATACAGCTCCGTCCGGGTCCAGTTGGAAGGGTAGCCGAAGCCGACGTCCAGGCACTTGCCGTCGATGCCGACGATGGAGCCGGGCCTGGCGCCGTAGACCTTCTGCACCGCCTGGATGTCCAGCGGGCTGAGCTTCCCGTAGTCGTTCCAGTAGCCGGGGCTGCAATAGTTCATGATGGAGTCGATGTCATAGGGGCTCAGGATGGTGTCCCCCTGCGTCTCCCCACCAGGCTGCAGATTGTTGCACCGCACGGTGCCGGTCACCGGGTCCACGTTGTCGGGCCGGGCCTGCTCGTGGGCGAAGCCCAGCGCATGGCCGAACTCGTGGACGGCGATGGCCTTGGTGCACTTCTCCAGCGTGCCCTGGCAGGACTGGCCCCAGTTCACGTAGGTGAAGTTGAGGGCCAGGCGGTTCCACCACAAACCCAGGTCCGTCCCCAGTCCGTCGGTGTGGGGCGCGCTGCCGGCGACGTCTTCAATCTTGATCTTGATACCGCCCACGAAGGAGCCGCACTGGCCCCAGCCCGTGAAGGTGAGGTCGGCCTGGCGTCCCCAGGTCTCCTCCACCACGCTCCGCACCCACGCGCGCGACGTGTTCTGCGCCGCGTTGGAGTAGTCAGGATTGTCCCAGCACACGGGGATGGTGCGGTTGAGCCAGATCTTCGTCGACAGGACGTAGAGCGAGTCCTTCTGGGTCCTCAGCACGGGCTCGGCGCCCCAGCCGGACTCCTCCGACGAGCGGGACGGCTCCTCTGCTGCGTAGCCACAACCCCCGAGCAGCCCGGCCAGCGCAACCGTGGACAGGACCTTGCGCGACAGGGTCATGAATGCCCGCGCGGGCGCTTCGCCTTGATGAATCGACATGGTGTTCCCCCTCTGCATGTGTTGACGACGGCAATCCCTCCCAAAAGGGACTGCCACCGGCGTGTAACATGCTTTGTTTACGGAAATATAGATGTGTGTGTATTTCCGTATTTAGGAGAAACCAGGAGGTTGTCGAGCTCGATTTCACCCACCGTGATCGCGGGGTGATGCGTCGACGTCACGTGAGACGTGGGACTGTCTTTTCAGAAGGGGACGTCGTGGATGCCGCGGTCGTGGTCGCCCCCCCGGAACGCGGGGGGCGGCCAGGACGTGGGCAGGACGGGCGCCGGACTGCTAGGGCGAGAGCTGCGGCGGCAGGGGGGGCTCCAGGTCGGGGTCGCCCTCGCCCGCGAGGCTGCTGAGGGCCACGTCCACCCGTCCGCGCGAGCCGAAGAGCTGGATGCGCACCGTCCACGTGCCGGGCAGCCCGGGGTGCGTCTGGTTGTCCAGCTGGTACTCCACCGGGGTGGAGTAGAGAGGCTGGTCGGCCGCGTCCAGCACCGTCACCGCTCCCTGCCCGTGGTGCATGAAGCTGCGGTGCGAGACGGAGGCCCGGCCCTCCGGGTTGACCCAGCGCACGACCACCTCGTCGTGCACGTTGTCCAGCTCGAAGGCCTGGAAGCGGAAGGCGCCAGGCTCGTTGTCGGTGAGGGCGCCGTTCTCCTCGCCCAGCGTCTTGATGGTGGAGTCCGCGCACCCCACGCAGGCGGCGAGCAGCAGCGGCACGAGGACTCTGGCCGCGGTGCGCTGAGCCGTGGGCTTCATGGGGTCCACCTCGGCCCCGCGAGCGAGGCGAAGATGCGGAACTGCCGGCCGGTCTGGGACACGTCCGCGAAGGCGTCGTACCGGCTATCGCGCTGGTACCACGTGAAGATGGCGCCCAGGCCCACCTGCCCGATGACGAAGAAGCGCCCCTCGAGCTGGAGGCCCAGCTGCTGGTGGTCGCCGTTGAAGCCGCTGAGCACCGGTTGCCAGAGGTAGCGCCCGGTGGCCCGCAGCAGGGCGCGGTTCGCCCAGGAGGCCCGCAGCTCGGCGCGCCCGCCCATGCCCACGCCGTAGTCGTAGTCGCGCCCCTCCTCGGTCACGAAGTAGTCGGAGCGAACGGCCGAGATGGGCATGGGGGTGGCGAGCAGCTCGGCCTCGAGCCGGAAGCCCGCGGGCAAGCCCCAGCGCGACACGGGCCCGAGCGCGAAGCCCTGGCCGCCGAACTCGAGCGAGGGCGAGGCGAAGAAGTCGTAGGTGATGAAGGCGGCCAGCTGGTGCTCCGTCCCCTCGCTGCGCCGCAGCTGCTTCGCGCCCAGGTTCCCACGCGACTGCAGCTGGGTGAAGCGCCTCGTCCCCTCTGCCTGCCTGGACATCAACCCCAGTCGCAGGTCGAAGGTGCTGAAGGGCGCGCCGTCCAGGTCGGAGACCGGGTCGCCGTACACCAGCTCGCCCGCGAAGTAGGCGTGGCCCAGCTCGCTCTGCACCTGGTCCGTGGTCGTGCCCACCGTGTGGCCATAGCCCAGGTCCAGCATCGCGAAGACGCGGCCTGGCCGGAACTCCGCCGGGTTCTCCGCCACGCGCCAGGCATGCCCGTCCACGAGGCGGTTGAAGCCGCGCACCGGGTTGATGACGGCGGCGCCCACCTCGCGCGCCACGCGCTCTCGTCCCGTCACCCGGTTGTCCAGCACCAGTGAGGACAAGCGCCAGAGCGTCTCGCCCAGGGTGATGCCCCCCAGGCTGGTGTTCCAGAAGTCGTTGGGCGAGGGCGCCCACGTCTCGGCGAACAGCTCCCACATCAGGCTGCCCCCGAAGGCCCAGGGGGCGGACTGCCAGAAGTTGTAGCCGTTGGCGCGCGCGGAGTTGAAGTAGAGGCTGCCGTGGTACGGGTGGCTGAACTGGTTGTTGATGAACTGGTTGTTGTCCCACTGCCACGGATTCTCGACGTTCGTCGCCCAGCTGGCGGGGCTGATCTTCGCCCACTCGGCATCTTGCACGATGATGTTGAACGAGGAGGGGATTGCCTGGGTGAGCATCAGCTCCCCGAACGCGCGCCAGGGCCGGGGCTCCACCTCGCAGTCCGGGCAGGAGCGGGGCGGGGCTGGCTGTGCGAGGGGCGCGTCCGCGGGAGGGCTCGCCTGCGCGCCGAGCCCCCACAGCAGGAGGAGCACCACAGCCAGGGCGCCGAGCAGATGTCGTGTCATCGTGGGCTCCGGGGCGCGAGCGGGTGGGGGAACCAAGGTGGGCCGCGTGCCCGGCGGGCGCACGCTGTCGTCCGGAGCGAGCCCGGTGTGCGCTGGGAGACAGCCCGCGCCGTCATCGAACGTCGGCGCGGCTCCAGCGAAGCGTCAGCCCGGCATGGCCGGTCAGCTGCCGGCGGCCTTCACTCAGGTCGAGCGGAAGCTCGAGGCCGCCCTCTGCTCGCAGCTCGAGGGACGGACGCAGACGGAACGCCACGCCCAGCGAGCCGCCCGGTAGGGCAAGCAGGTGCGAACCGTTGAACCTGCCTTGAAAGGTGGTGAGCGGTCCCGCGAAGGCCCCCATCAGCGAGGCTCCCCCGGTGACGGTCCACGCTCGACTGAGCCGATAGTCGAGCAGCGTCTTCGCCCCGAGACGAAAATTGACGGGCTCCGTGGAGTTGTTGGTGACGGGCACGTACCAGACACCCGCGCTCGGGGCGAGCGACCATGTCCATGAGGACCGCTCGACGAGCCGATGCCGGGTCCCGAGCTCGAGGCCCAGGAGACAGAGGCGACCGCCCCAGTCCAGGTTCTCGCTGACCCCCTTGCGGAAGGTGAGCTCGGGACTGGGCAGATACCCCCGCTCCCGGCCGTGCTCGTAGGCGAGCGCGTTCAGTGAAACGCCAACCTCGGTCGTCCCCACGGGGGTCGTCGCCGCGCCGAGGTTCTGCGCTCCGCTCAGACAGCCAGGGGCGAAGAGGAGAAGCCCACCCACCCACAGTCCCCGTAGGGCGTGCCGCGGGCTCAGGGCGGCCATGCGAAGCGCACCCAGACCGGAAAGTGATCGCTCCCAGCGGGGCGTGTGTCCACGCCGCGCTCCACCGGAGAGAGGCCCCGGACGAAGACGGAGTCGAGCGGCAGGCCGCCGATGATGGAGTCCACGGTGTCACCCACTCCTTCCGAGGCCCATTGGAATCCTCGCTCCGAGAACAGCTTCACGGTCTGCTCGAGGCTTCCCGGGTCGGAGGTGTTGAAGTCGCCAGCGATGACCTGCAACGGCCCCGTCCCGTCGACCGCGTCGATGATGGTCTCCACCTGATCGAGCCGTCCGCCGAGCCCGACGGTGGGGGTCGCGTTGTGCACGGAGACCACCTGTACGGGTGTCCCTCGTAGGTCCAGCGTCGCGACGACGGCGATGCGGTGGCGCTGGTGGTACGGGTCGTCATGGGGGAGGTTGATCTTCGAGTCAGCGGTGATTGGCCACCGGCTCAACACCGCATTTCCAAAGTCATCGCCATCCACATGCACGGAGGCGGGGTAGTAGACGTAGGCCAGCCCGAGCTCACTGGCGATCCTGTCCACGGCGGGCGCGTCCATCTCCTGCATCGCGATGACGTCCGCCCCTGCGAGCGGAGGTCTCGTGAGGGCCGTTATCGCCTCGGAGACCTGCTCAGCGAAGGCGAGGTTGAACGTCACGACGGTGACCGAGGAGGGCTCCTCCGCGGAGCCGGGAGGCAGATAGTCTCCGCTGTATCTCGGTCCGGTCTCATCGGTGTAGTTCTCCGCGAGCGGGCACGCGGTCTGGAGCGCGAGCAAGAGAAGCGCCCACAGGGGCACGACGCGCGGGCCGGGCGGTACTTCCTGCTCGAACGCCCTTCTCCGCTGGAGGGCCTGTCGCAGGTTCTTCATCCCCGCTAGGTATTGAGCGGGCGCGCCGGGGCCCACTGTCCGCGAGGGCCCCTCGATGCACGGGACCCGATACTGGGAGGCCTGTCGAGGGGGCGGGCTCCTTCGATGGAGCCAGGCTCCGGGTTGCTTCATAACTCCAGCAAAACATACACTCCGTGTGAAACCTGATTTTCAAGGTGTCACCAGGGGGCATGCACATGAAGAGCCGGATGCTGGCGTTGTGTCTCACCGGGCTGCTGGGGCAGGTGGGGTGTGGCGGTTCCGAGGGCGAAGCGACGGGCGTAGAGACTCCCGTGGGCGAGGCCGCGCAGGCCATCCGCGGTAGCCGGGTGAGCTTCAATGGCGACGCCACGTCGGACCTCCTGTGGCGGGAGCAGTCCACGGGGAACATGCTCGTCTGGCTCATGCAGGGGCCCTCGCTGGCGGGAACGGCGACGATGCCCGCGCTCTCGCCCTCGCTGACGGTCCAGGCCGCCTCCGACTTTGGCGGCCCCACGCCGGCCAACGACCTCGTCTACCAGCCGGCCACCGGGGTGGGGGGTGACAACATCCGCTTCCTCAGCGACTCCTTCACCGTCCTCGGACTGGCCCCCATCGCGAACCTGCGGCCGAACGCGAGCTGGTACATCGCCGCCTCCGGGGACTTCAACGTGGACGGGCGGACGGACCTGGTGGTGCACAACCGCGACACGGGGCAGTACTTCTACCGGTACATGAACGGGTCCACGTCCCTGGGGAACTCCGCCATCAGCTCGCGCCCGCTGCCCTGGTTCATCGTGGGCGCGGCGGACATGAACAGGGATGGCAGGACGGACCTCATCTGGCGGCACAGGACCTCGGGCCAGAATGAAATCGCGGTGATGAACAACCTGAGCGTGCTCAGCACCGTCGCCCTGCCCACCATGCCGCTGGGCTTCTATCTCGGCGCCACCGCGGACTACTCGGCGGATGCCCATGTGGACCTCGTCTGGCACAACCCCAGCACGGGGCACGTGGTGCTCTGGTGGATGGGGAGCACGTCGGTGGGGAGCTCCGCGACCATCGGCACGATGGGCTCCGGCTGCCCGACCTGGTTCTCTCAGTCCTCGCCCCCGCCCTCCGTGTACGGCTGCAGGTATCTCGTGGGCCCCCGGTAGCGGCCCCTGCCACAGGGTGGCCCGTCTCCCCTGGGCGCAGTCGCGCCCGGGGCTTCGCCTCGGCTCAGGATTCGGTCATGGTAACGACATGGATTCAACGCAGGCCCGCATCCCGAAAGCTTCTGGCCGTGGAGGTGCTCGCGCGGTGGTTGGAGGCACGCTGTGGAAGACCCACACCTCCCGCTTCGTGCTGGCGCTGGTGGCCATCTCCCTTCCGACGACCATCGTCATCTCGGGAGTGGTCGGAGCGTGGCTGTTCTGGCCGGCCTTCAGCGTCACGACCTTCGTAATCTCGATGGTCGTCGTGGGCTTCATCGTCGGCCTCATCACCCTGTTGTCGTTGATCGTCTGGGTCGATGCGCCCGGGTCCACCTTCCTCAAGCTCCCGTTGCAGCACATCGAGTGCTTCGAGCACGGGGCCACGCTGCGCGATGCGAGCGGCGAGCTCCTGGGCGACCAGTCCGCCGGCACGCTCCGGGTGGTGCGCACCAACATGGTGCATGGACGGGGACTGGTCGGCGCGGTGGCGCTCGAACATGCGGGCGGCACGACCTGGGTCGTGCCATATCAGTTGCTCGGTGCATGGTCGGGAATGCGGGCCGTGGAACATTCGGCGCGCGCGCACCGCATCCAGGATTCGCTGTTCGACGCGCTGTTGAAGCTCGCCGAGTAGCGCCCCCAATCGAGCTTCCGCCTCACGGCCCAGGGGGCTCGGACAGGATGCGCACGTTGAGCGCGCCGTTGGCGAAGAACTGGCTGTTCTGCCCCACGCGGTGCTGCTCCAGCCGGCGCTGCAGGCCGAGGTCGTAGCGGCCGAGCTTCATCAATCCATCGTTGAACCAGCCGTCTCCGTTACCGGAGCCGTCGACGTATTCCGCGTACGTCCCCTCCACGGGCCAGACGACGGTGTTGAGCGTCGCGGTGAAGCGCCGGAGGTCGTCATCCGTCCATGTGAGACCGGCGTCGTGCGCCTCGACGAGGAACGCGAGCACTCCGTTCGCGTGCGCCACGTCCTGCCCGGGCGGCTCGTGCGAGCCCCACCTGTCACTCCAGAACCACGCGTCCGGGTGGAGGGGGTGGGGCACGAGCTGCGCGCGCAGGGAAGCGCTGAAGTTGGGCAGGCCCTGCTCGTTGATGTTGTCGAAGACGGCCTGGTAGGTGGGCCGCGCGGTGGCGTCCGCCGTCATGAGCGCCAGGTCCATGGCGATGAAGGCCCAGTGCGCGGCCATGTGCGTGCGGCTGCGGTAGATGAAGGCATCCGCTCCGCGCACGAACCACTTCTCGAAGATGTTCTTCTCGGTGAAGGCCAGCAGGCGCTCGTACTGCGAGCGATAGGCGGTGTTGTCGTAGAGCTCGGGCGTCTCGCGGATGACGCGCAGCAGGCGCGTGACGTAGCGCCAGCAGTAGCTCTCGTACAGCGGCACCTCCTGCCCCTCGGGGTCCGACAGGGTGGAAGCCCAGCCCAGGAAGCCGTCCTTGAACTGGCTCTGGGGGAGAGACAGGGAGACGCGGGCCGTGCCGACCAGGTTGTTGACGTAGAGCAGCGCGCGGTCGAGGTACACGGTCCGTCCGGTGGCCCGGTACATCGCGGTGTTGGCGTCGAGGCCATACGCGAGGCCGTAGAAGTCCCAGCTGTCCGTCGAGGTGCTCCGGGGCAGGGAGTCCGTCAGGTGCTCGCGCTCCCAGACGTTCAGGAACAGCCGCTCCCATGCATCCACGGTGCGCAGTCCGGGAGGCGCCGGAGGCACGAGCGTAGGCGGAAGGACGGGCGCCAGCGCGGGGGCCGAGGCGTTGGCCACGGTGAAGCTCGCGGTGGCCTCATCCGCGCGGAAGCCGGCGTCGCGGACGACCACTGTGAGGGAGTGGTCCCCGTCGGCGAACTGCCGCGTGTCGTAGAGCGTGGCCCTCCCGTCCCACGCCGTCCCCGCGAAGTCGAAGGGGGCGCGGAGGGCCAGGGACATCGGCGAGCGCTGCCGGGTGGGGGCGTCCAGGAAGAACTCCACCCGGGTGATGCCACTTCCCGGGCGGGGGGCCACGAAGATGGCGACGCTGCCCTGGAGGGTGCTCCCCGCGAGCGCCTGTGCCTCCTCACGGCCCGGGGAACGACTGACCTGGAGAGCGGAGGCATTGAACAGGCCTGGCCGCTCCCCGGTGGGCGTGGGCGCAGGGGGCTCCGCGTCGTCCGGCTCGCTCCGCTCCGCGGGGCTCTCGAGCCGCTTGTCGCCCTCACAGGAGCACGCTGGCAGGAGGACGAGCGACAGGACGAAGCACAAGGCGAGACCCCGGGGGCGCCGACCGCTCAATTTCGACATCCGGCCTGTCCTCGAGTCGGGCAACCGTCCCTCCCCTGGCCGGCTGCGGCCGTCATGGGTGATGCCACTCGGCATGTCGAGGGTAGCCGCGGCCGTGGACTTCCCCAATGGCGCCAGGGGACAGGCGCGCGCTCAGCACCGGACGCCATGCGAAGACATCGAGCCCCACCGAGGACCCGGTGGCTCACCACCGGGTCCTCCGCCAGTTCCACGTCACCGAGCCTCAGTGGAGCGGGACCTATCTCGCCGAGGTGTCCACTCGCCGCACCGGGGGGGAGGTCCACTCGCCGTCGAGCGCGCTCCGCTCCGGGACGTAGAGCCGCATGGCCATGTAGAACGCTCCATCAGGGGTTGGCAGCCAGTTCGGTTGCAACCCCTCGTTCGGGGCTTCTTTCTGGATGTAGAACGTGATTGAGCCGTCCTCCCCACGCACGAACGAGTCCAGCATCGGCGAGTTCAGCAGATAGCGATTGATGGGGTTGTCGACGAGCAGCTGGGTCTTGGCGTCATACATCGTGACGGACCAGAACGCCTTGGCCGGCGGGAGCTCGGTCAGGGTGAGCGTGTATTGACTTGTCGAGGCGTCGAGTATCTGCTCGTTCGCATCCACGTTGTACATGAAGTAGAGCGCTTCCTCCTCGGAGTTTCCGTAGATGCCGATCTTCGCCCCCGCGAAGCGGTACAGGTAGTTGTTGTTGAGGAAGTCCCTCGTGCCGAAGAAATCGCCGGTCTTCAGCTCGCCCGCGTCCACTTGTGCATTGATCGCGTCGAATGCCTGCCAGGCATCGGCGATGCCTCCTTCAAAGGCCGCCAGCATTTCGGGGCTCAGGTCGTTCACATCGAACGGCAGGCCGGCGCCAACGCCGATCCGAGCGAACCGCTCCATCAATCCCACCTCGGTGGGATTGGTGGGACAGAATTGGAGCATGAAATTGATGTTGCCGAACACCGCGGGTGTCTTGCCCGGGGCTCCGACGAGGGGTGCCGGCCACTCGATGGAGGGAGGGGGGGGCGGCGGCGGGGTGCCGAGAAACTGGCTCAGGGTCTGGACCTTGTACTGATTCTGGATTGCCTCGACGTTTGGCAGGTCGTTTGGATTGAAGAGTTGCGTGCGGACGACCACCAGGGCGAAATGGCTCTCGCTATAGGAGATGCCATCGAACCTGGACCTGTCCGCGCCCTCCCACGAAGGCCCCGCCAGCAGGAAGCTGCCGCCGTCGTTCCCGGTAGCCCGGGTGCCGATATAGCTGAAGNNNNNNNNNNNNNNNNNNNNNNNNNNNNNNNNNNNNNNNNNNNNNNNNNNNNNNNNNNNNNNNNNNNNNNNNNNNNNNNNNNNNNNNNNNNNNNNNNNNNGGCGAAATGGCTCTCGCTATAGGAGATGCCATCGAACCTGGACCTGTCCGCGCCCTCCCACGAAGGCCCCGCCAGCAGGAAGCTGCCGCCGTCGTTCCCGGTAGCCCGGGTGCCGATATAGCTGAAGTTGAAGGTGTAGAGATCGATCAACTGGAACGAGAAGTAGCGATCCTCCGGCGTCATGGGCGGAACGGTGAGCACCAGAGGCCCTGCCCTGAGATCGGCACAGATGAACGAGTAGGGGGTGTCGGAGTTCGGCGTCACGACGGCCGTGTCCTCCGGGGTGGCTACCCTGGGTACATTGCAGATCTGGTTGAACGGGGCCTTGTAGTTCGGATTCTCTGTATCAATGGAGTAGGCGTAGAGCGTGTTGTAATTCTCTGAGAGAGGCCATCCATACAGGTAGGCATCCTTGACAATGGCACGCGCTTCTTCGGGGGTGGCTGTGATAGGCATTATTTCCTCAAGTGGGGGTGAAACGTCCGCTGCCATAGGCAGGGGGGACCTCGCGTCCTCGGGATGCACAAGGGGCATCCAGGCCGGGCACATGTCACCGAGCCTCAGTGGAGCGGGACCTATCTCGCCGAGGTGTCCACTCGCCGCACCGGGGGAGGGGTCCACTCGCCGTCGAGTGCGCTCCGCTCCGGGACGTAGAGCCGCATGCCCATGTAGAACGCTCCATCAGGGGTTGGCAGCCAGTTCGGTTGCAACCCCTCGTTCGGAGCTTCTTTCTGGATGTAGAACGTGATTGAGTCGTCCTCCCCCCGCACGAACGAGTCCAGCATCGGCGAGTTCACCAGATAGCGATTGATGGGGTTGTCGACGAGCAGCTGGGTCTTGGCGTCATACATGGTGACGGACCAGAACGCCTTGGCCGGCGGGAGCTCGGTCAGGGTGAGCGTGTATTGACTTGTCGAGGCGTCGAGTTTCTGCTCGTTCGCATCCACGCTGTAAACCGGGTAGAGCGCTTCCTCCTTGGAGTTTCCGTAGATGCCGAGCTTCGCCCCCGCGAAGCGGTACAGGTAGTTGTTGTTGAGGAAGTCCCTCGTGCCGAAGAAATCGCTGGTCTTCAGCTCGCCCGCGTCCACTTGTGCATTGATCGCTTCGAATGCCTGCCAGGCATCGGCGATGCCTCCTTCAAAGGCCGCCAGCATTTCGGGGCTCAGGTCGTTCACATCGAACGGCAGGCCGGCGCCAACGCCGATCCGAGCGAACCGCTCCATCAAGCCCACCTCGGTGGGATTGGTGGGACAGAATTGGAGCATGAAATTGATGTTGCCGAACACCGCGGGTGTCTTGCCCGGGGCTCCGACGAGGGGGGCCGGCCACTTGATGGAGGGGGGGGAGGGCGGCGGCGGGGTGCCGAGAAACTGGCTCAGGGGCTGGACCTTGTACTGATTCTGGATTGCCTCGACGTTTGGCAGGTCGTTTGGATTGAAGAGCTGCGTGCGGACGGCCACGAAGGCGAAATGGCTCTCGCTATAGGAGATGCCATCGAACCTGGACCTGTCCGCGCCCTCCCACGAAGGCCCCGCCAGCAGGAAGCTGCCGCCGTCGTTCCCGGTAGCCCGGGTGCCGATATAGCTGAAGTTGAAGGTGTAGAGATCGATCAACTGGAACGAGAAGTAGCGATCCTCCGGCGTCATGGGCGGAGCGGTGAGCACCAGAG encodes the following:
- a CDS encoding DUF1254 domain-containing protein, with protein sequence MPITATPEEARAIVKDAYLYGWPLSENYNTLFAYSIDTENPNYKAPFNQICNVPRVFTPEDTAIVSPNSDTPYSFIWADLRAEPLVLTAPPMTPEDRYFSFQLIDLYTFNFSYIGTRATGNDGGSFLLAGPSWEGADRSRFDGISYSESHFAFVAVRTQLFNPNDLPNVEAIQNQYKVQPLSQFLGTPPPPSPPSIKWPAPLVGAPGKTPAVFGNINFMLQFCPTNPTEVGLMERFARIGVGAGLPFDVNDLSPEMLAAFEGGIADAWQAFEAINAQVDAGELKTSDFFGTRDFLNNNYLYRFAGAKLGIYGNSKEEALYPVYSVDANEQKLDASTSQYTLTLTELPPAKAFWSVTMYDAKTQLLVDNPINRYLVNSPMLDSFVRGEDDSITFYIQKEAPNEGLQPNWLPTPDGAFYMGMRLYVPERSALDGEWTPPPVRRVDTSAR